In Pseudomonas abieticivorans, the genomic window GGGCCAAGGACAAGGACGGCCACTGGATGCTCGCCTACACCGGCTCCATCGCTTTCATCATCAACAAGCAACTGGTCAAGGATGAAGACGCCCCCAAGAGCTGGAAAGACCTGGAGAGCGGCAAGTACAAAGTCGCCATCGGTGACGTGAGCACCGCCGCGCAAGCCGCCAACGGCGTGCTGGCCGCCGCCATCGCCCGTGGTGGCGACGAAAGCAACCTGGCCCCCGGCCTGGAACTGTTCACCAAACTTGCCCAGCAAAAGCGCCTGTCGCTGGCCAACCCGACCATCCAGACCCTGGAGAAGGGCGAGATCGAAGTGGGCGTGGTGTGGGACTTCAACGGCCTGAGCTACCGCGACCAGATCGACCCCAAGCGCTTCACCGTGTTGATCCCCTCTGACGGTTCGGTGATTTCCGGCTACACCACCATCATCAACAAATACGCCAAGCACCCGAACGCTGCCAAGTTGGCGCGCGAGTACATCCTGAGCGACGAAGGCCAGATCAACCTGGCCCGCGGCTATGCGCGGCCGATCCGTGCAGACCACGTCAAGCTGCCGGCCGACGTGGCGGCCAAGCTGCTGCCGGCCGAGCAGTACAAAAGCGTGAAGCCGATCAGCAACCCTGATGCCTGGGAAAAGAGCTCCAAGGCCCTGCCGCAGCAGTGGAACGAGCAAGTGATCATCGAGATGAATTGATCGGTGTGCCTGGTTCGCGGATCAATCCGCTCCTACAGCTGTAGGAGCGGGTTGATCCGCGAAAAGGCCCCACCCTTTCCCGGAAGGACCGCCTCATGTCCCACAAAACCATCCTGGTACTACTCGACGGCCTGAGCTATCAGGTCGCCGAGCACGCCATGGGCCATTTGCAGGCCTATGTCGGTGCCGGCAAGGCCGCGCTGTACAAACTTGAATGCGAACTGCCGGCGCTGTCGCGACCGCTTTATGAGTGCATCCTGACCGGCGTTGCGCCTATCGACAGCGGCATCGTGCACAACAACGTATCGCGCCTGTCCAACCAGCGCAGCGTGTTCCACTACGCCAGCGAAGCCGGCCTGGTCACGGCCGCCGCGGCTTACCACTGGGTCAGCGAACTGTATAACCGCTCGCCCTTCGACGCCGCCCGCGACCGCCACACCGCTGCGCCGCACCAACCGATCCAGCACGGCCATTTCTACTGGTCAGATCACTACCCCGACTCACACTTGTTCGCTGATGGCGAAGACCTGCGCTTGCGCCACCACCCGGATTTCTTGCTGATCCACCCGATGAACATCGACGACGCGGGCCACAAGCACGGCCTGGACAGTTCGCAATACCGCAACAGCGCCCGCGGCGCCGACGTGATTTTGGCCGACTACCTGCAAGGGTGGCTGGACGCCGGCTACCAGGTGCTGGTAACCGCCGACCACGGCATGAACAACGACCGCTCGCACAATGGCCTGCTGCCCGAAGAGCGCGAAGTGCCCTTGTTCGTGCTGGGCAGCGCCTTCAGCCTTGACCCCAATGCCCAACCCAAACAGACGGACCTGTGCGGCACGATCTGCCACTTGCTGGGCGTGGCCCACGACAAGCCGGCCTGCCGGGAGCTGCTCACGTGAACAACCTGACCCGCGGCAAATGGCTGGCCCTGTTGTGCCTGGTGCCCTTCGCCGTCTTCTTCATCGCCTTCCAGATCGCCCCGCTGGCCTGGGTCGCCATCCACAGCCTGCAAACCGACGACGGCTGGAGCCTGGCCAACTTCGTCAAGGCGTTCACTTCCAAGTTTTACCTGCAAGCCATTCAGTTCAGCCTGGAGATCAGTTTCTGGTCCAGTGTGTTTGGCATCCTCATCGCCATCCTGGGCAGCTATTCGTTGCGCCGGGTGGACTCCAAACTACGCGACTTCGTCACCGCCTTCGCCAACATGACCAGCAACTTCGCCGGCGTGCCCCTGGCGTTTGCCTTCATCATCCTGCTGGGCTTCAACGGCAGCCTGACGATGATGCTCAAGCAAAGCGGCCTGATCAGCGATTTCAACCTGTACTCCAAAACCGGCCTGATCATCCTCTACACCTATTTCCAGATCCCCCTGGGCGTGCTGCTGCTGTTCCCGGCCTTCGACGCCTTGCGCGAAGACTGGCGCGAATCATCGGCCCTGCTGGGCGCGAGCGCCTGGGATTACTGGCGGCACATCGGCCTGCCGGTGTTGACCCCCGCGCTGTTGGGCACCTTCGTGATCCTGCTGGCCAATGCCCTGGGCGCCTACGCCACGGTGTACGCGCTGACCACCGGCAACTTCAACGTGCTGCCCATCCGCATTGCCGCGATGGTGGCGGGCGACATCAGCCTGGACCCTAACCTTGCCAGCGCCCTGGCGATGATCCTGGTGGGCCTGATGACCCTGGTCACCCTCATCCATCAATGGCTGCTGCGAAGGAGCTACCATGTCGCGCGCTGAAGCCGGACCCGGCGGCCTATACCACCGCGTGGTGGTTTACCTGCTGTTCATCATTTTGCTGCTGCCCTTGGCGGGCACCCTGCTCTACTCCCTGGCCACCAGTTGGTCGGCGACTATCTTGCCCAGCGGCCTGACCTTCAAGTGGTACCTGGACCTGTGGAGCGATGCGCGCTTTTTGCATGCCTTCGGTCAGTCCTTGATCGTGTGCGTGGGTGCATTGGTGCTGTCGGTGGTGTTGATCCTGCCGCTGCTGTTCGTGGTGCATTACCACTTCCCCAAGCTGGACGGGTTGATGAACATCCTGATCCTGCTGCCCTTCGCGGTGCCGCCGGTGGTGTCCTCGGTGGGCCTGTTGCAGTTGTACGGGTCTGGCCCGCTGGCGATGGTGGG contains:
- a CDS encoding ABC transporter permease — protein: MSRAEAGPGGLYHRVVVYLLFIILLLPLAGTLLYSLATSWSATILPSGLTFKWYLDLWSDARFLHAFGQSLIVCVGALVLSVVLILPLLFVVHYHFPKLDGLMNILILLPFAVPPVVSSVGLLQLYGSGPLAMVGTPWILIGCYFTVALPFMYRAITNNLQAINLRDLMDAAQLLGASTFQAAILVVLPNLRKGLMVALLLSFSFLFGEFVFANLLVGTRYETLQVYLNNMRNSSGHFNSALVISYFLFVLVLTWAANRLNKDKD
- a CDS encoding ABC transporter substrate-binding protein is translated as MKKLFLASLLGTSIALSMTAMAADTDLKTLEAAAKAEGEVNSVGMPDAWANWKGTWADLLTKYGLKHMDTDMSSAQEVAKFDAEKDNASADIGDVGAAFGPIAEKKGVTQPYKPSTWSQIPDWAKDKDGHWMLAYTGSIAFIINKQLVKDEDAPKSWKDLESGKYKVAIGDVSTAAQAANGVLAAAIARGGDESNLAPGLELFTKLAQQKRLSLANPTIQTLEKGEIEVGVVWDFNGLSYRDQIDPKRFTVLIPSDGSVISGYTTIINKYAKHPNAAKLAREYILSDEGQINLARGYARPIRADHVKLPADVAAKLLPAEQYKSVKPISNPDAWEKSSKALPQQWNEQVIIEMN
- a CDS encoding alkaline phosphatase family protein is translated as MSHKTILVLLDGLSYQVAEHAMGHLQAYVGAGKAALYKLECELPALSRPLYECILTGVAPIDSGIVHNNVSRLSNQRSVFHYASEAGLVTAAAAYHWVSELYNRSPFDAARDRHTAAPHQPIQHGHFYWSDHYPDSHLFADGEDLRLRHHPDFLLIHPMNIDDAGHKHGLDSSQYRNSARGADVILADYLQGWLDAGYQVLVTADHGMNNDRSHNGLLPEEREVPLFVLGSAFSLDPNAQPKQTDLCGTICHLLGVAHDKPACRELLT
- a CDS encoding ABC transporter permease; amino-acid sequence: MTRGKWLALLCLVPFAVFFIAFQIAPLAWVAIHSLQTDDGWSLANFVKAFTSKFYLQAIQFSLEISFWSSVFGILIAILGSYSLRRVDSKLRDFVTAFANMTSNFAGVPLAFAFIILLGFNGSLTMMLKQSGLISDFNLYSKTGLIILYTYFQIPLGVLLLFPAFDALREDWRESSALLGASAWDYWRHIGLPVLTPALLGTFVILLANALGAYATVYALTTGNFNVLPIRIAAMVAGDISLDPNLASALAMILVGLMTLVTLIHQWLLRRSYHVAR